gaatggttggatagcatcacagactcaatggacatgaattagtgCAAATtccgggaaacagtgaaggacagggaagcctggagtgctacagcccatggggtcgcaaagagtgggacacgacttggccactgaacaagaacagcaacaatgaatgaatgaatggagtccCAGTTCCCATCGAGGGGGGAATCGTGGGCAGGGCGACGACCCCTGCCCCTCTTGACAGCTCTCCCTGTCTCTCCGCCCCCGCCCGCAGGTGAAGCTGGTGTTCGTGGAGGACCAGGCAGTGGTGGAGACCGTGTTCTTCCTGACGTCACGCACCCGGGCGCTGCTGCGGCGCTTTCCACGCATGCTTCTGGTGGACCGGCTGCCGGGGCTGCAGGGCGCGCTGGATCTGCTGGCGGTGCTGTGCGTGGACGGCGCGGGCCGCGCGCGTCAGGCCGCCTGCTGCGTGGCGCGCCCGGGCACGCCGAGCCTGCTGCGCTTCGCGCTGGCCTCGTTGCTGCAGAGCGCGCCCGATGTCAAGGGCCGCGTGCGCTGCCTGACTGCCGGGCCCGAGGTGGCGGCGCAGCTGCCCGCCGTGCGCCAGCTCCTGCCCGGCGCGCGCGTCCAGATCTGCAGGGCGCAGGGCCTGGAGACGCTCTTCAGCAAGGCGCAGGAGCTGGGCGGCGCTGGCCGCGAGGACCCGGGCCTGTGGCCCCGCCTGTGTCGCCTGGCGGGCGCGTCGTCCCCCGCCGCCTACGCCGAGGCCCTGGCCGAGCTGCGGGCCCACGGCCCGGCCGCCTTCGTCGATTACTTTGAGCGCAACTGGGCGCCACGCCGGGACATGTGGGTGCGCTTCCGCGCCTTCGAAGCGGCCCGCGACCTGGACGCGTGCGCCTTGGTGCGCGGCCACCGCCGGCGTTTACTGCGCCGCCTGAGCCCCTCGCGCAGCGTAGCGCAGTGCCTGCGCGATCTGGTGGCCATGCAGTGGGCTGATGCGGCTGGGGAGGCAGCGCCCGACGTTTCCGACGACGCGGGCCCTTGGCTGGAGGGGGAGCCAGGGAGGGGAGCCCAGGTGGAGAACCAGAGGTTGAAGGGCCTAGAAACCGGAGACGGGGGAGGGGCACGGAAGGAGGGGAGTTTTTGGAGAGAAGCCCAGGTGGAGAAGGAGTGGGCCCGAGGGCTGGAGACCAGAGACCGGGGAGGGGCTCAGGCGGAAAGTGAGAAGGGGAGAGGGTTGCAAGTCCGAGACTGGAGAGGGGTCCAGTTGGAAAACCAGGTGAGAGGGCTAGAGGGGAGTGTCTGGAGAGGGTCCCAGTTGGAGAAGGAGCGCTTGAGAGCTCCCGAGATCCGAGACTGGAGGGGGGGCCCGTTGGAGGGTGAGAAAGATTGGGGGCTGGAAGGTTATATCTGGAGGGGGGCACAGGTGGAGGACCAGCGGTTGAGAGGACTGGAAGGGTATACCTGGAGGCTGGCGCAGCTGGAGGATCGAAGGGTTAGGGTGCTGGAGACAGCAGACGGGAGGGGGACCCAGTTTGACTGCGAGAGGGCCAGGAGTCATGATGGGAGCTCCTGGAGGGGGCCCAAGTTGCACGACGAGCAGGTAAGTGGCCTGAAAACTAGGGACTGGAAGGGGCTGCATTTGGAAGCCGAGAAGGAGAGGGGGCTGGAGGTCAGAAACTGGAGGGGGGTCGCTGTGGAGAAGGCCCTGGAACTGGTCCCCGAGAATGGAGACCCCAGGGGGCCCCAGTGGGGAGATGGGAGGCAGAGGGGGCCAGAGACTAGAGAAGGAGGAGCGAGGTTGGGTGTCAAAAGAAGAAGGGGCCTGGAGGATGTAGTTCTGATCCAGCTGGGGGACCCAAGGGGGGCAGGCCTGGAGAATGGAGACGGAGGGGGTGCCCAGGCTGGCAGCCCCAAGAgcagaggtgggcagggcagggagtgTGGGGACCCAGGAGGGGGCTGTCTAGGGCTGAGGGATGGAGTCCCGTGCAGCGCCCCAGGGGGGACCGTGTCGGAGGGTGACCCAGAGCGGGCAGCGAGAAGGAGGAGGTACCCGGCTCCTGGGGGGAGCTCGCAGGAAGGAAGTGGAGGAGAAGGCCCAAGGGAACCAAAGAGGCCGTGCTGCCCCTCAGGGGACGAGGAGGTGGACTGGGAGCCGCTGGCCAAGTTCCGAGCAGCCTGCGGGCCAGAACTGGCGGAGCTGGTGGCCGAAGAGCTGGCCTTCGCCCGGCAGCACGGGACCCGCGGTTTCCACTGGACCGGGGCTGGCTTCGCCCTGCAGGACGGCACCTCGGACTTCTTCCTGGACGGAGCGCTGACACGCTGCTCCTGCTCCATCCACGCGGCGCGCCGCCTGCCCTGCCGCCACGTGTTCGCCGCGCGCCTCCTCACCGGGGCAGCCTTGTTCCACATGGACCTGCTCAGGGATTGCTGGGGGAGGGCCCCCGAGCCCTGAGCCTGCCGGCCCCTGCCCGTGACCCTCCACGGTGGGGGCGGGAGGGCACGCTTCGATCCCAAAGATAACAGGGCTGAGGCCAAGAGGGCCACCCCATTCTGTCCCCGGCCACCTCCTGGGGTACCCAGGGGCCCCATCTTGGCAGCTGGCCTCTCTGGATCCGAGGGGGAGCCGACAGTGTGATCTCTGAGGTCCCGTGGCGGATGGTggtggccatgggattctccctcgGAGAGGAAAGTTGGGGTGAGAGAGTGTAGACAGGGTCAGGACGAGACAGGAGAAGGAAGGGGatagagctgggggaggggaggacaccAGGATGTGGGGAGAGCCTGGCAGAAGgagggagaaaagcaaagggggatgaaggagaggggaggggaggcaggacaAAGGAGACATGGAGGAGAGAAGGACAAGGGAAGAGGCAGAAACGACGAAGACATGGAGACAAGCAGGagggctggagagggtgggggaggggaggaggatgtGAGGATGAAGcagagggaagggggaaaggaacccgcaaaagaaaggaaggggagaaaagaaatggGAGGGCGTTGATCTGGGGATTTCTCTGAGGCCAGGAGTCTTGGATCGCCTTCGCCTACTGGTTGGTCATTCCTGGAAGAGACAGAATAACAGGGGGGCCCTGGGGGTCtgatgggctgggctgggggctctcCAGCGGGGGAGGGGAACAGTCTGGACTCTGGCACTTCAAGATTGGAATAAAACAGTACTATTTTGGTTTTTGTGCTGAGTTCTTGGCttgttgggggtgggtgggaggcccAGACCCAGAGGACAGTTGAAAAGGTCCAGCatgcctccattttttttttttctatcaacaGGCCCTACAGGGGCTTGATGAAATGTGGGGGCCCAAAATGAGTCCATCTCCATGGCAGCTCAGGCCCCATCCTCCCTTGCCTGGACAGCTTGCCAACATCTGTGGATGCTTTCGTCCAATGACTAGTCCTTGCCAATGATTGGTTTAAGATGGGGCATGTGGCCTGATCCAGGCCAGTGGGTCTCCTTAGGGCAGGAGACTTCTAAAAGTTCTCTCAGTCCtaaggagaagccccagaatgAGATAGTTAGGCCTAGAGctgcttactgctgctgctaagtcgcttcagttgtgtccgactctgtgcgacaccctagacggcagcccaccaggctccgccacccctgggattctccaggcaagaatactggagtgggttgccatttccttctccaatgcatgaaagtgaaaagtgaaagtgaagttgctcagtcgtgtccaactcttagcgaccccatggactgcagcctaccaggctcttctgtccataggattttccaggcaagagtactggagtggcgtgccatcgCCTTTTCCATAGATCTGCTTACAAGCCTCTTAATAAAATGTGAGAATGAAGGATATCATTGACGAAGACAGAGCTAAGAGGGGAAGAaaatcttgggaattccctggtagtccagtggttaggactctgcactctcactaccaagggcccgggttcaatccctggtcagggatctaaaaTCCCGTAAACTGTGTggccaaaaggaaagaaagaaaaaaaaaaaaaaaacctgtatctGGAGTCTGCCTACTGGGGAGCTTCCTAAGTAGGATAAAGATAAGTTAATACTTAATGGCAGTTGGAGTTGGTTTCTGTTATTGTAGGTGGTGTGGGGGATTCTCCTGCAGAATTATCCTGCAGGTGATAGAAATCTAGGCAGAAGTAGCACAGCACTTCTCAAATTTTATGAATGGATGAATCACTAGTCAGTCTGAAATGGGGCCCAATATTTTCtcattgttgtcgtttagtcgctaagtcgtgtctgactctttcaacaccccatggactgtagctggcccagctcctcctctgtctgttggatttcccaggcaagaatactggagtgggttgccatttccttctccaggggatcttccaaccccgggaggcatctcctgcactggcaggcagaatctttaccactgagccaccagggaagcctccaagaTTGCATAAGCTTCTCCAGTGATGCGGTTGCTGCTGGACTGTGAGTATTAACACTTTGAGTATTAACAAAGGAGCTTGATATAAAAGTGGTCCTGCCATTCACATCACTGGGAAATCAGAGGCTTCAAGTGCAGCTGAATCCGGGAGCTCAAATAATGCCAGGTTTCTCCCCTGTGCTTCTGCCTTTTGTGTATGGGTTCTTTCAAAAGAAGGCTATCTCCTTTGGCTGAGAAAGATAGTGACTTGGAGCCCTAATCTCATATCCTCAGATTTTGATCCCCTTTCCATCAGCATCCCTGTATCAGGTCTCAAAGAAGAAACTGATTGGATGTACCAAGTGTATCAGTATCAGTTACCTATGGTTACGTTAATGCTGTGTAACAACCatgaccattcaggtacgacctaaatcaaatcccttatggttataccgtggaagtgagaaatagatttaagggcctagatctgatagatagagtgcctgatgaactatggaatgaggttcatgacattgtacaggagacaaggatcaagaccatccccatggaaaagaaacgcaaaaaagcaaaatggctgtctggggagggcttacaaatagctgtgaaaagaagagaagcgaaaagccaaggagaaaaggaaagatataagcatctgaatgcagagttccaaagaatagcaagaagagataagaaagccttcttcagcgatcaatgcaaagaaatagaggcaaacaacagaatgggaaagactagagatctcttcaagaaaattagagataccaagggaacatttcatgcaaagatgggctcaataaaggaaataaatggtatggacctaacagaagcagaagatattaaaaagaggtggcaagaatacacagaagaactgtacaaaaatatctgcatgacccggataatcacgatggtgtgatcactcacctagagccagacatcctggaatgtgaagtcaagtggaccttagaaagcatcactatgaacaaagctagtggaggtgatggcattccagttgagctatttcaaatcgtgaaagatgatgctgtgaaagtgctgcactcaatatgccagcaaatttggaaaactcagcagtggccacaggactggaaaaggtcagttttcattccaattctaaagaaaggcaatgccaaagaatgctcaaactaccacacaattgcactcatctcacatgctagtaaagtaatgctcaaaattctccaagccaggcttcagcaatacatgaaccgtgaacttcctgatgttcaagctggttttagaaaaggcagaggaaccagagatcaaattgccaacatccgctggatcatggaaaaagcaagagagttccagaaaaacatctatttctgctttactgaccatgccaaagcctttgtgtggatcacaataaactgtggaaaattctgagagagatgggaataccagaccacctgacctgtctcttgagaaacctgtatgcaggtcaggaagcaacagttagaactggacatagaacaacagactggttccaaataggaaaaggagtatgtcaaggctgtatattgtcaccctgcttatttaacttatatgcagagtacatcatgagaaaggctggactggaagaagcacaagctggaatcaagattgccgggagaaatatcaataacctcagatatgcagatgacaccacccttatggcagaaagtgaagaggaactcaaaagcctcttgatgaaagtgaaagaggagagtgaaaaagttggcttaaagctcaacattcagaaaacgaagatcatggcatccggtcccatcacttcatgggaaatagatggggaaacagtggaaacagtgtcagactttattttggggggctccaaaatcactgcagatggtgactgcagccatgaaattaaaagacacttactccttggaagaaaagttataaccaacttagatagcatattcaaaagcagagacattactttgccgactaaggtccgtctagtcaaggctatggtttttcctgtggtcatgtatggatgtgagagttggactgtgaagaaggctgagcgctgaagaattgatgcttttgaactgtggtgttggagaagactcttgagagtcccttggactgcaaggagatccaaccagtccattctgaaggagatcagccctgggatttctttagaaggaatgaggctaaagctgaaactccagtactttggccacctcatgcgaagagttgactcattggaaaagactctgatgctgggagggattgggggcaggaggagaagggaacgaccgaggatgagatggctggatggcatcactgactcgataaccatgagtctgagtgaactccgggagttggtgatggacagggaggcctggcgtgctgcgattcatggggctgcaaagagtcggacacgactgagcgcctgaactgaactgaacaaccatGACACTTCAAAGCTATATAACGACTGGCATTgatggtttttgtctttcattgTGTCTTGTTTATGTGTTGCTCAAACTTGAGCAAGCCTCAGGAAATTGATTACCCAGAGATCTTGTTAAGACATAGACATCACCCTGAATTTCTGATTGAGTAGGTCTGAGGTAGGGCCTGAAAATTTACATGTCTAATGATGCTGATGCACCTGGTTTAAAGAACATGCTTAGAGAATCACTGCTCTGATCAGTCAGCCTGGACATATGCCTATTCCTGTAATAGGACAATGGGGCAGACAGAATgtacaggatcacaaagaatgaGGAGTTTGgggtatttttatatttattatttatttggctgtgctgggtcttcatgcagcatgtgggatctagttccctgaccagggattgaacccaggcgccttgcattgggagcatggagtcttagccactggaccacctgggaagttccaaaGAGGGAGGGTGGTTCAAGAAAGGAGGCAGGAGGAATTCTGAGCAGGCAAACCCCACCGCAGTCCAGTGCACATCAATGTCCCAAACCTCCCCACTTAACTGTCTTATACTTAGATTCTTGGACGTGGGTTAGGGAGAGTCCTAGGAGGGAAAGAGCTCAGCTGTACTGTAAACTGAAAAAGGGCTAGTAGAAGAGGGTCAGCGTATGAGAAAGGGAGAGATGCGGATAGTGACATCAGGATATTAAACATACAGGAGGAACAGGAGAAGATGAGTCTTTATTCTGGGAGCACTGGGAAGCCATTCAGTTCTTCATGTTGAGGGGAtgctccctggcagtccagttattaagaatctgctttgcaatgcagggatgtgggttccatccctgttcgggggaactaagatcccacatgctaaggAGAAGCTAAGCCCAGACGCCACAACTACTAAACCCAgacagcacaactagagagttggTGCTCTGcagtgaaagatcccacgtgacacAAGGAAGATCCcttgtgcagcaactaagacctgatgcagcaaaataaattaattttttaaaaagagatggggTGAAATCTTACCCCcccccaaaatttttttttcacacaagGGCATGGCTtgatggggctcccctggtggttcagacagtaaagaatctgcctgcaatgcagaagatccaggttcgatccctgggttgggaagatccccttgaagaagggaatggcaatccactccagtattcttgcctggagaattccatggacagaggagcctggcaggctacagtccatggggtcgcaaagaatcggacacaactgagtgaatgataCACACACCCATGGCTCGACTGGATGTCCAGAAATAAAATTACCCCTGGCAGCCTTCTTGTGACAAATGGATCGGATGTGAGTGCAGAGGAAGAAGAGGTTTATGGCCAGCAAACGGGACAGAGCAGAAGTTTCTTCAGAGAACTGGATCTTGAAGGATGCATTTGGCAGG
The genomic region above belongs to Budorcas taxicolor isolate Tak-1 chromosome 18, Takin1.1, whole genome shotgun sequence and contains:
- the ZSWIM9 gene encoding uncharacterized protein ZSWIM9, producing MEPPPGTAAGQEEQELRERAFFSWAEFSRFFDAWCQQRLALFFVKSSMHLARCRWASAPPLYTLIDVLKYSYVRLVCKDVRAPSRPAVGPPQPGCPAFIIVKLSPLRDRLVVTECQLTHSHPACPLEFAYYFRPGHLLANACLPVRTTNKISKQFVAPADVRRLLSYCKGRDHGVLDALHVLEGLFRTDPEAKVKLVFVEDQAVVETVFFLTSRTRALLRRFPRMLLVDRLPGLQGALDLLAVLCVDGAGRARQAACCVARPGTPSLLRFALASLLQSAPDVKGRVRCLTAGPEVAAQLPAVRQLLPGARVQICRAQGLETLFSKAQELGGAGREDPGLWPRLCRLAGASSPAAYAEALAELRAHGPAAFVDYFERNWAPRRDMWVRFRAFEAARDLDACALVRGHRRRLLRRLSPSRSVAQCLRDLVAMQWADAAGEAAPDVSDDAGPWLEGEPGRGAQVENQRLKGLETGDGGGARKEGSFWREAQVEKEWARGLETRDRGGAQAESEKGRGLQVRDWRGVQLENQVRGLEGSVWRGSQLEKERLRAPEIRDWRGGPLEGEKDWGLEGYIWRGAQVEDQRLRGLEGYTWRLAQLEDRRVRVLETADGRGTQFDCERARSHDGSSWRGPKLHDEQVSGLKTRDWKGLHLEAEKERGLEVRNWRGVAVEKALELVPENGDPRGPQWGDGRQRGPETREGGARLGVKRRRGLEDVVLIQLGDPRGAGLENGDGGGAQAGSPKSRGGQGRECGDPGGGCLGLRDGVPCSAPGGTVSEGDPERAARRRRYPAPGGSSQEGSGGEGPREPKRPCCPSGDEEVDWEPLAKFRAACGPELAELVAEELAFARQHGTRGFHWTGAGFALQDGTSDFFLDGALTRCSCSIHAARRLPCRHVFAARLLTGAALFHMDLLRDCWGRAPEP